The following coding sequences lie in one Aphelocoma coerulescens isolate FSJ_1873_10779 chromosome 34, UR_Acoe_1.0, whole genome shotgun sequence genomic window:
- the LOC138100481 gene encoding LOW QUALITY PROTEIN: SUMO-activating enzyme subunit 1-like (The sequence of the model RefSeq protein was modified relative to this genomic sequence to represent the inferred CDS: deleted 1 base in 1 codon) — MVEKDESGPGGISEEEAAQYDRQIRLWGLEAQKRLRASRVLLVGLRGLGAEVAKNLILAGVRGLTLLDHQQVSPEDSRAQFLIPVGSLGRNRAEASLERAQNLNPMVDVKADPESVESKSQEFFTQFDAVCLTCCSRESMVRINQICHKNGIKFFTGDVFGYHGYMFADLGDHEFVEEKPKVAKASAGVEDGPEAKRARLEPAETTMVKKRLEFCPLRDALAVEWRGEKATAALRRTAPDYFLLQVLLRFRTETGRDPSPRSGAEDSERLLRLRQEVLEALGVGCQLLPEHFHSFCFSEMAPVCAVVGGVLGQEVVKALSQRDPPHNNFFFFDGVRGQGMVECLGPPR; from the exons ATGGTGGAGAAGGACGAGTCCGGCCCTGGCGGCATCAGCGAGGAGGAGGCGGCCCAGTACGACCGGCAGATCCGGCTCTGGGGGCTCGAGGCCCAGAAACG GTTACGGGCGTCGcgggtgctgctggtggggctgCGGGGGCTGGGGGCCGAGGTGGCCAAAAACCTCATCCTGGCCGGGGTCAGAGGCCTCACCCTGCTGGACCACCAACAG gtgtccccggaGGACAGCCGAGCCCAGTTCCTGATCCCCGTGGGCTCCCTGGGCCGGAACCGCGCCGAGGCCTCGCTGGAGCGGGCGCAGAACCTCAACCCCATGGTGGACGTCAAGGCCGACCCCGAGAGCGTCGAGAGCAAATCCCAGGAGTTCTTCACCCAGTTCGACGCG GTGTGCCTCACCTGCTGCTCCCGGGAATCCATGGTGAGGATCAACCAGATCTGCCACAAGAACGGCATCAAGTTCTTCACCGGCGACGTCTTTGGCTACCACGGCTACATGTTCGCTGACCTGGGCGACCACGAGTTCGTGGA GGAGAAGCCCAAGGTGGCCAAGGCGAGCGCGGGCGTGGAGGACGGACCCGAGGCCAAACGGGCCCGGCTGGAGCCGGCCGAGACCACCATGGTCAAAAAG CGCCTGGAATTCTGCCCGCTGCGGGACGCCCTGGCCGTGGAGTGGCGCGGGGAGAAGGCGACGGCGGCGCTGCGACGCACGGCCCCCGACTACTTCCTGCTCCAAG TGCTGCTGCGTTTCCGCACCGAGACCGGCCGGGACCCGTCCCCCCGGAGCGGCGCCGAGGACTCGGAGCGGCTGCTGCGGCTGCGCCAGGAGGTGCTGGAGGCGCTGGGCGTGGGCTGCCAGCTGCTGCCGGAGCACTTCCACAG cttctgCTTCTCGGAGATGGCCCCGGTGTGCGCCGTGGTCGGGGGCGTGCTGGGCCAGGAGGTGGTCAAG gcccTGTCCCAGCGGGACCCCCCCCACAACAACTTCTTCTTCTTCGACGGCGTTCGGGGCCAG GGGATGGTGGAGTGCCTGGGACCCCCCCGctga